The following coding sequences lie in one Streptomyces venezuelae genomic window:
- a CDS encoding MarR family winged helix-turn-helix transcriptional regulator, which produces MGDTPGPSEPTLEEQIAAYQREFQDLDPQVEEIVSALGRLNRRMNVAYGRQTATLGISNAEWEVLKALVLSGAPYQMGPGDLAKRLGLTPAAMTHRIDRMVAEGLVTRDRDENNRVRVIVELTAEGREKWLEAMRLATVFEEDLLQDLSQEERGALGEVLTRLLRRVEHAQPDAGGRLTDLD; this is translated from the coding sequence ATGGGTGACACCCCCGGCCCAAGTGAGCCGACACTTGAAGAGCAGATCGCCGCGTATCAGCGGGAGTTCCAGGACCTCGACCCCCAGGTCGAGGAGATCGTCTCGGCCCTCGGCCGCCTGAACCGCCGCATGAACGTCGCCTACGGCCGCCAGACGGCGACCCTCGGCATCAGCAACGCCGAGTGGGAGGTCCTCAAGGCCCTCGTCCTCTCCGGAGCCCCGTACCAAATGGGCCCCGGAGACCTGGCCAAGCGCCTCGGCCTCACGCCGGCCGCGATGACCCACCGGATCGACCGCATGGTGGCGGAAGGGCTGGTCACGCGGGACCGCGACGAGAACAACCGCGTCCGCGTCATCGTGGAGCTGACCGCGGAGGGCCGCGAGAAGTGGCTGGAGGCGATGCGCCTGGCCACGGTCTTCGAGGAGGACCTCCTCCAGGACCTGTCCCAGGAGGAGCGCGGCGCGCTGGGCGAGGTGCTGACCCGTCTTCTACGCCGCGTGGAGCACGCCCAGCCGGACGCGGGCGGCCGCCTCACGGACCTGGACTGA
- a CDS encoding MFS transporter, with protein MGAAMRRIQAGSALSAFGIGFTVPFLYVYVAQVRDLGSSAAGIVLAAFAMAALIVLPITGRVIDRRGPLPVLVGAAGVASVGAIALGLANSEPTAILSAALLGAGTAVMQPALATMIVWSSTPATRTRSFAMQFFLQNLGLGIGGLIGGQIVDESRPSSFTLLFSIESVMFLVLAGIALTVRLPHAPSIQDAMPKDASAPRGGMRALLRHKAMVQLCVLGFVIFFACYGQFESGLSAYGVEAAGISASTLGIALAANTAMIVIAQFAVLKFVERRKRSRVIAAVGLIWAFAWLLAGYAGVGHGSQAMATAAFISTYALFGLGEAMLSPTVAPLVADLAPGGMVGQYNSAFALVKQLALAVGPAVGGPMGAALHVPYIVTFVLFSLGITVLAVRLGRRLTPVQNQPSLAKSPVVAQGGPAPAEPETAHA; from the coding sequence ATGGGCGCAGCGATGCGTCGTATTCAGGCAGGCAGCGCGCTGAGCGCGTTCGGCATCGGGTTCACGGTTCCGTTCCTCTACGTCTATGTGGCGCAGGTGCGGGATCTTGGGTCCAGTGCGGCGGGCATCGTGCTCGCCGCGTTCGCCATGGCCGCTCTGATCGTCCTGCCCATCACCGGCCGCGTCATCGACCGTCGCGGCCCCCTGCCCGTGCTCGTGGGAGCCGCGGGTGTCGCCTCGGTGGGTGCGATCGCGCTGGGTCTTGCGAACAGCGAGCCGACGGCGATCCTCTCCGCGGCGCTGCTCGGTGCCGGTACGGCGGTCATGCAGCCGGCGCTGGCGACGATGATCGTCTGGTCCTCGACGCCGGCCACCCGCACGCGGTCCTTCGCGATGCAGTTCTTCCTGCAGAACCTGGGCCTCGGCATCGGTGGTCTCATCGGCGGCCAGATCGTCGACGAGAGCCGTCCGAGCAGCTTCACGCTGCTGTTCTCCATCGAGTCCGTGATGTTCCTGGTGCTCGCGGGCATCGCGCTGACCGTGCGGCTGCCGCACGCGCCGTCCATCCAGGACGCGATGCCGAAGGACGCCTCCGCTCCGCGGGGCGGCATGCGTGCGCTGCTGCGGCACAAGGCCATGGTGCAGCTGTGCGTGCTCGGTTTCGTGATCTTCTTCGCCTGCTACGGGCAGTTCGAGTCGGGTCTCTCCGCGTACGGCGTGGAGGCCGCGGGCATCTCCGCGTCGACGCTCGGCATCGCGCTGGCCGCCAACACGGCCATGATCGTCATCGCGCAGTTCGCCGTCCTGAAGTTCGTCGAGCGGCGCAAGCGCTCCCGTGTGATCGCCGCCGTCGGTCTGATCTGGGCCTTCGCGTGGCTGCTCGCCGGGTACGCGGGTGTCGGGCACGGCAGCCAGGCGATGGCGACCGCCGCGTTCATCTCGACGTACGCCCTCTTCGGGCTCGGTGAGGCGATGCTGTCGCCGACCGTCGCGCCGCTGGTCGCCGACCTGGCGCCGGGCGGCATGGTCGGTCAGTACAACTCGGCCTTCGCCCTGGTGAAGCAGCTTGCCCTCGCGGTCGGCCCGGCCGTGGGCGGGCCGATGGGCGCCGCGCTGCACGTCCCGTACATCGTGACGTTCGTTCTGTTCTCGCTGGGCATCACGGTGCTCGCGGTGCGCCTCGGGCGCCGCCTCACGCCGGTGCAGAACCAGCCTTCGCTGGCCAAGAGCCCGGTGGTGGCGCAGGGCGGCCCGGCTCCGGCCGAGCCGGAGACCGCGCACGCCTGA
- a CDS encoding SpoIIE family protein phosphatase yields MNFTRWSARLPGTQRRAAARTEQAVSTAPRGDGSVPAARAERPAAAGEPLPPGGAVGPTGPDGIEELPVREVLDRIPALVALVHGTDHRIAYVNDAYAAAFGPRPVGEPARVALPELTELGLLPLLDQVLRSSKPRTVKSRKAASGRSYTFTCTPVTLPLGGSAAGPEEGGGVLVFAADVTDHAEAAERLRTSERAQRETAVTLQKSLLPQELEQPDDLRIAATYQPGGTEAAVGGDWYDVITLGGGRTALVIGDVMGRGVRAAAVMGQLRTAVRAYARLDLPPHEVLQLLDGLATEIDPSQIATCVYAVHDPNEGSLVYASAGHLPILVRDEHGTIHRAEEPTGPPLGTGGWLHTSGSVPLGPGSTAVLYTDGLVERRSEDIDEGVASLERALAGATGTPQVVCDRLIRALGVTADHDDDVAVLVLQHPARAGGDAELFRNAALELLGGVEAAPRARAFATGVLASWRFSPELHDLGVLAASELVANSLQHGTPPMRLRLRRTDRRLIIEVTDGDDHLPRRRRAEPADEAGRGIAIVATIASNWGSRRTPGGGKAVWCEFALPK; encoded by the coding sequence GTGAACTTCACGCGCTGGAGCGCCCGGCTCCCCGGAACGCAGCGCCGCGCAGCAGCGCGGACCGAACAAGCGGTCTCCACGGCACCGCGCGGGGACGGCTCCGTCCCCGCGGCCCGCGCCGAGCGGCCCGCCGCGGCGGGGGAACCCCTCCCACCGGGCGGCGCCGTCGGCCCCACAGGACCCGACGGCATCGAGGAACTGCCCGTCCGCGAGGTGCTCGACCGCATCCCGGCCCTCGTCGCCCTGGTCCACGGCACCGACCACCGCATCGCGTACGTCAACGACGCGTACGCCGCCGCCTTCGGCCCCCGCCCCGTCGGCGAACCCGCGCGCGTGGCACTGCCCGAACTGACCGAACTGGGCCTCCTCCCCCTCCTCGACCAGGTCCTGCGCAGCTCCAAACCGCGCACCGTCAAGTCCCGCAAAGCGGCCTCCGGCCGGTCGTACACGTTCACATGCACCCCCGTGACGCTGCCTCTCGGCGGCTCCGCGGCGGGACCCGAAGAGGGCGGCGGTGTCCTGGTGTTCGCCGCCGACGTCACGGACCACGCCGAGGCCGCCGAACGCCTGCGCACCAGCGAGCGCGCCCAGCGCGAGACCGCCGTCACCCTCCAGAAGTCGCTGCTGCCCCAGGAGTTGGAGCAGCCCGACGACCTGCGCATCGCCGCCACGTACCAACCGGGCGGCACCGAGGCTGCCGTCGGCGGCGACTGGTACGACGTGATCACCCTCGGCGGCGGCCGCACCGCCCTCGTCATCGGCGACGTGATGGGCCGCGGCGTGCGCGCGGCCGCCGTCATGGGCCAGCTCCGCACCGCCGTGCGGGCCTACGCACGCCTGGACCTGCCCCCGCACGAGGTCCTGCAGCTCCTGGACGGCCTCGCCACCGAGATCGACCCCAGCCAGATCGCCACGTGTGTCTACGCGGTGCACGACCCGAACGAAGGAAGCCTCGTCTACGCCTCGGCGGGACACCTCCCCATCCTCGTGCGCGACGAGCACGGCACGATCCACCGCGCGGAGGAGCCCACAGGCCCCCCGCTCGGCACCGGCGGCTGGCTGCACACCTCGGGCTCCGTCCCCCTCGGCCCCGGCTCCACCGCCGTCCTCTACACGGACGGCCTCGTCGAACGGCGCAGCGAGGACATCGACGAAGGCGTGGCCTCACTGGAACGCGCCCTCGCCGGCGCCACGGGCACGCCCCAGGTGGTGTGCGACCGACTGATCCGCGCCCTGGGAGTGACGGCCGACCACGACGACGACGTGGCCGTCCTGGTCCTCCAGCACCCGGCCCGCGCCGGGGGCGACGCGGAACTGTTCAGGAACGCCGCCCTGGAGCTCCTCGGCGGCGTGGAGGCCGCCCCACGCGCGCGTGCCTTCGCCACCGGCGTCCTCGCCAGCTGGCGCTTCTCGCCCGAGCTGCACGACCTGGGGGTCCTCGCGGCCAGCGAACTGGTCGCGAACTCGCTCCAGCACGGCACCCCGCCGATGCGGCTGCGCCTGCGCCGCACCGACCGGCGGCTGATCATCGAGGTCACCGACGGCGATGACCACCTGCCGCGCCGCCGCCGCGCCGAACCGGCCGACGAGGCGGGACGCGGCATCGCCATCGTCGCGACGATCGCGTCGAACTGGGGCTCGCGCCGCACACCGGGCGGCGGCAAGGCCGTCTGGTGCGAGTTCGCGCTCCCCAAGTAG
- a CDS encoding NAD(P)/FAD-dependent oxidoreductase, whose amino-acid sequence MVKAAISRGTTPVPPDCVRILVVGGGYVGMYTALRLQRKLKRELKRGEVEIVVIAPDPYMTYQPFLPEAAAGSISPRHVVVPLRRTLDKCRIVIGEVESVDHAKRTATFTTLATDEEGTGSAQIAYDELVMAPGSIARTLPVPGLADHAIGFKTVEEAIGLRNHVIEQMDIASSTRDPAIRDAALTFVFVGGGYAGVEALGELEDMARYASRYYHNIKAEDMKWILVEATGRILPEVGEEMGKYTVRELRRRNIDVRLETRLDSCEDRVAVLSDGARHPTRTVVWTAGVKAHPVLAATDLPLNERGRLKCTAQLAVDGAPHAWGAGDAAAVPDITADEPGTECAPNAQHAVRQAKVLADNIVASLRERPLQEYEHKYVGSVASLGLHKGVAHVYGRKLKGYPAWFMHRVYHLSRVPTINRKSRVLSEWTLSGLFKREIVSLGSLEHPRAEFELAAGGERPKESS is encoded by the coding sequence ATGGTGAAGGCTGCGATCTCCCGGGGGACGACCCCCGTGCCCCCGGACTGTGTACGCATTCTCGTCGTCGGCGGCGGCTACGTCGGCATGTACACCGCGCTGAGACTCCAGCGAAAGCTGAAACGCGAGCTCAAGCGGGGTGAGGTCGAGATCGTCGTGATCGCCCCCGATCCTTATATGACGTATCAGCCGTTCCTGCCCGAAGCCGCCGCCGGATCCATTTCGCCGCGCCACGTCGTCGTGCCGCTCCGCCGCACCCTCGACAAATGCCGCATCGTCATCGGCGAGGTCGAATCCGTCGACCACGCCAAGCGCACCGCGACCTTCACCACCCTCGCCACCGACGAAGAGGGCACCGGGTCCGCGCAGATCGCGTACGACGAACTCGTCATGGCGCCCGGCTCCATCGCCCGCACCCTGCCCGTGCCGGGACTCGCCGACCACGCCATCGGCTTCAAGACCGTCGAAGAGGCCATCGGCCTGCGCAACCACGTCATCGAGCAGATGGACATCGCCTCCTCCACGCGCGACCCCGCGATCCGCGACGCCGCCCTGACCTTCGTCTTCGTAGGAGGCGGCTACGCCGGCGTCGAGGCGCTCGGCGAGCTGGAGGACATGGCGCGCTACGCGTCCCGGTACTACCACAACATCAAGGCCGAGGACATGAAGTGGATCCTCGTCGAGGCGACGGGCCGCATCCTGCCCGAAGTCGGCGAGGAGATGGGCAAGTACACGGTGCGCGAGCTGCGAAGGCGCAATATCGACGTACGCCTTGAGACCCGTCTCGACTCGTGCGAGGACCGCGTGGCCGTCCTCAGCGACGGCGCCCGCCACCCCACCCGCACCGTCGTCTGGACCGCCGGCGTCAAGGCGCACCCCGTGCTCGCTGCCACCGACCTGCCGCTGAACGAACGCGGCCGCCTCAAGTGCACCGCACAGCTCGCCGTGGACGGCGCCCCGCACGCGTGGGGCGCGGGCGACGCGGCCGCCGTCCCCGACATCACCGCGGACGAACCGGGCACGGAGTGCGCACCCAACGCCCAGCACGCGGTGCGCCAGGCCAAGGTCCTCGCCGACAACATCGTCGCGTCCCTGCGAGAGCGCCCTCTCCAGGAGTACGAGCACAAATACGTCGGCTCCGTGGCCTCCCTGGGACTGCACAAAGGTGTCGCGCACGTCTACGGACGCAAGCTGAAGGGCTACCCTGCCTGGTTCATGCACCGCGTCTACCACCTGAGCAGAGTGCCGACCATCAACCGCAAGTCCCGAGTGCTCTCCGAATGGACCCTGTCCGGCCTGTTCAAACGCGAGATCGTCTCCCTCGGGTCCCTCGAACACCCCCGTGCGGAGTTCGAACTCGCGGCCGGTGGGGAGCGCCCGAAGGAGTCCTCCTGA
- a CDS encoding TetR/AcrR family transcriptional regulator → MHIQETHWTSAPVSASAVGPSGNGRDMGEGARTTPLRVDAQRNLEHVLRAAREVFGELGYGAPMEDVARRARVGVGTVYRRFPSKDVLVRRIAEEETSRLTDQARAALGQEDEPWSALSRFLRTSVASGAGRLLPPQVLRVSVEDGAKEDEVRVPQQRQPATDSPDLRLVEQRQAPIEESTSLGDDTGAATLLDVVGRLVERARAAGELRADVTVSDVLLVIATAAPSLPDAAQQAAASSRLLDILLEGLRSRPA, encoded by the coding sequence ATGCACATTCAGGAGACTCACTGGACTTCCGCTCCCGTGTCGGCATCAGCCGTCGGCCCGAGCGGGAACGGACGCGACATGGGGGAAGGAGCGCGCACGACACCGCTGCGTGTCGACGCACAGCGCAATCTCGAACATGTACTGAGGGCGGCACGCGAGGTCTTCGGCGAGCTGGGTTACGGCGCGCCGATGGAGGACGTGGCGCGCCGCGCACGGGTCGGGGTCGGCACGGTCTACCGCCGCTTCCCGAGCAAGGACGTGCTGGTCAGGCGGATAGCCGAGGAGGAGACCTCCCGGCTGACCGACCAGGCTCGTGCGGCGCTCGGGCAGGAGGACGAGCCGTGGTCGGCGCTCTCGCGCTTCCTGCGGACGTCCGTGGCGTCGGGTGCGGGCCGGCTGCTGCCGCCGCAGGTGCTGCGGGTGAGCGTCGAGGACGGCGCCAAGGAGGACGAGGTGCGGGTGCCGCAGCAGCGGCAGCCGGCCACGGACTCCCCCGACCTGCGTCTCGTCGAACAGCGCCAGGCGCCCATCGAGGAGTCGACCTCCCTGGGTGACGACACGGGGGCGGCGACGCTCCTCGACGTCGTCGGCCGTCTCGTGGAGCGGGCCCGCGCGGCGGGCGAGCTGCGGGCGGACGTGACGGTGTCCGACGTCCTGCTGGTGATCGCCACGGCGGCGCCCTCGCTGCCGGACGCGGCACAGCAGGCGGCGGCCTCGTCGCGGCTTCTCGACATCCTGCTGGAGGGCCTGCGGTCGCGGCCCGCGTAA
- a CDS encoding sigma-70 family RNA polymerase sigma factor: protein MSVDGRDEASQDGPVSAADAAGPSVPPQREGGAGASVPGGSEGPVPDADLIARMRSGDDSAYEELYRRHAEAVRRYAGTCCRDAHTADDLTAEVFARMLQAVRGGSGPEHAVRAYLLTTVRRVAAGWTKSAKREHLVDDFAVFAAQAARGTEASDDTASVGSFGAGLELGADVRAMHEAEQSMAMQAFRSLPERWQAVLWHTEVEDESPSEVATLFGLDANGTRVLASRAREGLKQAYLQAHVSATLTESEECARYADRLGAYARGGLRTRAERGLRKHLEECAKCRLAAGQIKDVASGIPAVVPIAVIGWFGAAGYAKVAALVGGGTVGAGAAGAAGAAAAGGSTGGSAAGGAAASEGLGAPAKAGIAAGVVVAAGVVAAIALTGGSGKPKAADPPPSKEPVVSESVVPRKPPPEKKPAAKPKPPPPAPKPTPKPTPTPTPKPKPPAEEKPEPKPTPPPPPKPRPTPPKPTPKPPPPPPPAPRVYQWNELKYGLTGDGTGPEMRLTESSWVWQRWGLSVGDKRYAHGVTVHGRSSVTIDLNRSCATYDAVVGVDDMTMGLGKVRFSVYGDGARLWQSPLVKGGDPAVPVHVGLAGRKTIRLVVEPHTPFDTTALADWAQSRLTCR from the coding sequence ATGAGTGTTGACGGACGGGACGAGGCGTCCCAGGACGGTCCCGTCAGCGCGGCCGACGCGGCCGGTCCGAGTGTGCCGCCGCAGCGCGAGGGCGGCGCGGGCGCCTCGGTTCCTGGAGGCTCCGAGGGCCCGGTTCCCGACGCCGACCTGATCGCCCGGATGCGCTCCGGCGACGACTCCGCGTACGAGGAGCTGTACCGCCGCCACGCCGAGGCCGTGCGGCGCTACGCCGGCACCTGCTGCCGTGATGCCCACACCGCCGACGACCTCACCGCCGAGGTGTTCGCCCGCATGCTGCAGGCGGTGCGCGGCGGCAGCGGCCCCGAGCACGCCGTGCGCGCCTATCTGCTCACCACCGTGCGCCGGGTCGCGGCCGGGTGGACGAAGTCGGCGAAGCGCGAGCACCTCGTCGACGACTTCGCGGTGTTCGCCGCGCAGGCCGCGCGGGGCACGGAGGCCTCCGACGACACGGCGTCCGTGGGCTCCTTCGGAGCGGGTCTGGAGCTGGGCGCGGACGTCCGCGCGATGCACGAGGCAGAGCAGTCGATGGCCATGCAGGCCTTCCGTAGCCTGCCGGAGCGCTGGCAGGCCGTGCTGTGGCACACGGAGGTCGAGGACGAGTCGCCCAGTGAGGTCGCCACGCTCTTCGGCCTCGACGCGAACGGCACGCGCGTGCTCGCGAGCCGGGCCCGCGAGGGTCTCAAACAGGCCTATCTGCAGGCGCACGTGAGCGCCACCCTCACCGAGAGCGAGGAGTGCGCGCGCTACGCCGACCGACTCGGTGCGTACGCGCGCGGCGGCCTGCGCACCCGTGCCGAGCGCGGCCTGCGCAAGCACCTGGAGGAGTGCGCGAAGTGCCGGCTCGCCGCCGGGCAGATCAAGGACGTCGCGAGCGGGATTCCCGCGGTCGTGCCGATCGCCGTCATCGGCTGGTTCGGTGCCGCCGGGTACGCGAAGGTGGCCGCGCTCGTCGGCGGCGGCACCGTCGGGGCGGGCGCCGCGGGGGCCGCGGGTGCGGCCGCGGCGGGCGGGTCGACGGGCGGGTCCGCTGCGGGTGGTGCCGCCGCGTCCGAGGGGCTCGGCGCGCCCGCGAAGGCCGGTATCGCGGCGGGCGTCGTCGTGGCGGCCGGGGTCGTGGCGGCGATCGCCCTCACCGGAGGGAGCGGCAAGCCGAAGGCGGCGGACCCGCCGCCGTCCAAGGAGCCCGTGGTCTCCGAGTCGGTCGTGCCGCGGAAACCGCCGCCGGAGAAGAAGCCTGCGGCCAAGCCGAAGCCGCCGCCCCCCGCGCCGAAGCCCACCCCGAAGCCCACGCCCACCCCCACGCCCAAGCCGAAGCCGCCCGCCGAGGAGAAGCCGGAGCCGAAGCCCACGCCCCCACCCCCTCCGAAGCCCAGGCCGACCCCGCCGAAGCCAACCCCGAAGCCACCGCCCCCGCCACCACCGGCCCCCCGGGTCTACCAGTGGAACGAGCTGAAGTACGGCCTCACCGGCGACGGCACGGGTCCCGAGATGCGGCTCACGGAGAGCAGCTGGGTGTGGCAGCGCTGGGGCCTTTCGGTCGGCGACAAGCGGTACGCGCACGGCGTGACCGTGCACGGCCGGTCCTCCGTCACCATCGACCTGAACCGAAGCTGCGCGACGTACGACGCGGTCGTCGGCGTCGACGACATGACGATGGGCCTCGGCAAGGTGCGCTTCTCCGTGTACGGTGACGGGGCTCGGCTGTGGCAGTCCCCGCTGGTCAAGGGCGGTGACCCGGCGGTGCCGGTGCATGTGGGTCTGGCCGGCCGCAAGACGATCAGGCTCGTCGTCGAACCGCACACACCGTTCGACACGACAGCGCTCGCGGACTGGGCACAGTCACGGCTGACCTGCCGCTAG
- a CDS encoding AfsR/SARP family transcriptional regulator, with translation MRYRILGATEAYDDQGAPLSVGGQRLRALLAALALQANRTATVGALIEEVWAGDPPADAPAALQALVGRLRRAVGKDAVVSAPGGYRLAVAPDDVDLHRFERLAREGRAALDRGDPALAARTLRDALALWRGPALADLPDRATAARPEAQRAEAVRARIEADLVLGRAPEVVPELRELTSAHPYDEALRALLIRALRDAGRGADALAAYEEARRALADGLGTDPGPELRALHAALLAGPDRPRQKPAGQEQRPQEQQSQGQRPQEQQQRPGSPQQLSGSQQRLLEPHQPQPSQEPQRVGRSDQNGNIRTRLTSFVGREPELDAIRSDLRRARLVTLTGPGGSGKTRLAEEAAAGHPRAWLAELAPLDHPEAVPGAVVSALDLRETVLMTSELTTSQDDPVALLVEYCAPRSLLLLLDNCEHVIGAAAELAETLLTHCPGLTILATSREPLGVPGEAVRPVEPLPPDPAHRLFTERAVAVRPGFDPAADADAVAEICRRLDGLPLAIELAAARLRLLTPRQIADRLDDRFRLLTSGSRTVLPRQQTLRAVVDWSWELLDEAERAVLREASVFAGSWDLPAAEAVCTAPATDLIGALVDKSLVVAVPSATPGGGMRYRLLETIHEYATERAAETPDLLAAAETRHSAYFRDLVARAEPLLRSAEQLPWISRLETDLDNIRAALQRTAATGDAAGAIDMALNTGWFWWLRNYRREGADWMARVLELAPPGLPAEDDPLYWPWMRLKLLHVCLVAESRPADSPAHHDEWADPTLVEGLRAAFSQPLPETARFPGLLWPFTIFFTGGTHEDALGPLNRTVENCRRHGEDWDLGVILMFRTHMAVDMPGNLSGVDEDLAELRELSRRVGDRWMRAQVCSAAGEAAMARSNHEEARVEYEEALRLAHEVGAFAESSFLLARLAEVAFREGDRAAATKMLDEARREAERYGVTDARAFVRLLGALLALDEGDIGTARALCEASRADAEYGTPPPQFSVGLSGMEARVAAAESGPAAGLPIVTGAVREAVETHCSEVIVASLVDGAASLLGELGEHTRATRALAAATTLRNGNARPHPEDAQADRVERAALTALGPDTYERERAAGSMLTTAEVLAELELATAAVGDTSD, from the coding sequence GTGCGGTACCGAATCCTGGGCGCCACCGAGGCGTACGACGACCAAGGCGCCCCTCTGTCCGTAGGGGGCCAGCGACTGCGTGCCCTGCTCGCCGCCCTCGCCCTCCAGGCGAACCGCACGGCGACTGTCGGCGCGCTCATCGAAGAGGTGTGGGCCGGAGATCCGCCGGCCGACGCCCCCGCCGCCCTCCAGGCCCTGGTGGGCCGCCTGCGCCGGGCCGTCGGCAAGGACGCCGTCGTGTCCGCGCCCGGCGGCTACCGTCTCGCCGTCGCCCCCGACGACGTCGACCTGCACCGCTTCGAGCGCCTCGCGCGCGAGGGCAGGGCGGCGCTGGACCGCGGCGACCCGGCCCTGGCCGCCCGCACCCTGCGCGACGCGCTCGCCCTGTGGCGCGGCCCCGCCCTCGCCGACCTGCCCGACCGCGCCACCGCGGCTCGCCCCGAGGCACAGCGCGCGGAGGCCGTCCGCGCGCGGATCGAGGCGGACCTCGTCCTGGGCCGCGCCCCCGAGGTCGTACCGGAACTGCGCGAGCTGACCTCCGCCCACCCGTACGACGAGGCACTGCGCGCCCTGCTGATCCGCGCCCTGCGCGACGCCGGCCGCGGAGCCGACGCCCTCGCCGCGTACGAGGAGGCACGCCGCGCCCTCGCCGACGGCCTCGGCACCGACCCCGGCCCGGAACTGCGCGCGCTGCACGCCGCCCTGCTCGCGGGCCCGGACCGGCCGCGGCAGAAACCGGCAGGCCAGGAACAGCGGCCGCAGGAACAACAGTCGCAGGGACAGCGGCCGCAGGAACAACAGCAGCGGCCAGGATCACCGCAGCAGCTGTCAGGATCGCAACAGCGGCTACTGGAACCGCACCAGCCACAGCCGTCGCAGGAACCCCAACGGGTGGGGCGAAGCGACCAGAACGGCAACATCCGCACCCGCCTCACGTCTTTCGTCGGCCGGGAACCCGAACTCGACGCCATCCGTTCAGACTTGCGCAGGGCCCGCCTCGTCACCCTCACCGGACCGGGCGGCTCCGGCAAGACCCGCCTCGCCGAGGAAGCCGCCGCCGGGCATCCGCGGGCCTGGCTGGCCGAGCTCGCCCCGCTCGACCACCCCGAGGCGGTGCCCGGCGCTGTCGTCAGCGCGCTCGACCTGCGCGAGACCGTCCTGATGACCAGCGAACTGACCACCTCGCAGGACGACCCGGTCGCCCTGCTCGTCGAGTACTGCGCGCCACGCAGCCTGCTCCTGCTCCTTGACAACTGCGAACACGTGATCGGCGCGGCCGCCGAGCTCGCCGAGACCCTCCTCACGCACTGCCCGGGTCTCACCATCCTCGCCACCAGCCGCGAACCCCTGGGCGTGCCGGGCGAAGCGGTCCGCCCCGTGGAGCCGCTCCCGCCCGACCCGGCACACCGCCTGTTCACCGAGCGGGCCGTCGCGGTGCGGCCCGGCTTCGACCCGGCGGCGGACGCCGACGCCGTCGCCGAGATCTGCCGCCGTCTCGACGGCCTGCCGCTCGCCATCGAACTGGCCGCCGCCCGCCTGCGGCTGCTCACCCCGCGCCAGATCGCCGACCGCCTCGACGACCGCTTCCGCCTCCTGACCAGCGGCAGCCGCACGGTCCTGCCCCGCCAGCAGACCCTGCGGGCCGTCGTCGACTGGTCCTGGGAGCTCCTCGACGAGGCCGAGCGTGCCGTGCTGCGCGAGGCGTCCGTCTTCGCGGGCAGCTGGGACCTCCCGGCCGCCGAGGCCGTGTGCACCGCGCCCGCCACCGACCTCATCGGCGCCCTCGTCGACAAGTCCCTGGTGGTCGCCGTGCCGTCCGCGACCCCCGGCGGCGGCATGCGCTACCGCCTCCTGGAGACCATCCACGAGTACGCGACCGAACGCGCCGCCGAGACCCCGGACCTGCTCGCCGCCGCCGAGACCCGCCACTCCGCGTACTTCCGGGACCTCGTCGCCCGCGCCGAGCCCCTGCTCCGCTCCGCGGAGCAACTGCCGTGGATCAGCCGCCTGGAGACGGACCTCGACAACATCCGGGCCGCCCTGCAGCGCACCGCCGCCACCGGTGACGCGGCAGGCGCGATCGACATGGCCCTGAACACGGGCTGGTTCTGGTGGCTGCGCAACTACCGCAGGGAGGGCGCCGACTGGATGGCCCGCGTCCTGGAACTCGCGCCGCCCGGCCTCCCAGCCGAGGACGACCCGCTGTACTGGCCGTGGATGCGGCTCAAGCTGCTGCACGTGTGCCTCGTCGCGGAGTCCAGGCCCGCGGACTCGCCGGCCCACCACGACGAGTGGGCGGACCCCACACTCGTCGAGGGGCTGCGCGCCGCCTTCTCGCAGCCCCTGCCCGAGACGGCGCGCTTCCCCGGGCTGCTCTGGCCGTTCACCATCTTCTTCACCGGCGGCACCCACGAGGACGCGCTGGGTCCGCTGAACCGGACGGTCGAGAACTGCCGCCGTCACGGCGAGGACTGGGACCTCGGCGTCATCCTCATGTTCCGCACCCACATGGCCGTCGACATGCCCGGCAACCTCTCCGGCGTCGACGAGGACCTGGCCGAGCTGCGGGAGCTGAGCCGCCGGGTCGGCGACCGCTGGATGCGCGCCCAGGTGTGCAGCGCGGCGGGCGAGGCGGCCATGGCCCGCAGCAACCACGAGGAGGCCCGCGTCGAGTACGAGGAAGCGCTGCGCCTCGCCCACGAAGTGGGCGCGTTCGCGGAGTCCTCGTTCCTGCTCGCCCGGCTCGCCGAGGTCGCGTTCCGCGAGGGCGACCGGGCCGCGGCGACGAAGATGCTCGACGAGGCACGCAGGGAGGCCGAGCGGTACGGGGTGACGGACGCACGCGCGTTCGTACGGCTCCTCGGGGCACTGCTCGCCCTGGACGAGGGGGACATCGGCACGGCCCGCGCGCTGTGCGAGGCCTCGCGGGCCGATGCCGAGTACGGCACGCCGCCCCCGCAGTTCAGCGTCGGCCTGAGCGGCATGGAGGCCCGCGTCGCCGCCGCCGAGTCCGGTCCCGCCGCGGGACTGCCCATCGTCACCGGCGCTGTGCGCGAAGCCGTGGAGACCCACTGCTCCGAAGTGATCGTGGCGTCGCTGGTGGACGGTGCCGCGTCGCTGCTCGGCGAACTCGGCGAGCACACGCGCGCGACCCGTGCTCTCGCCGCCGCCACCACCCTGCGCAACGGCAATGCGCGGCCCCACCCGGAGGACGCGCAGGCGGACCGCGTCGAGCGCGCGGCCCTGACGGCGCTCGGCCCCGACACGTACGAGCGCGAGCGCGCCGCGGGCAGCATGCTGACGACGGCCGAGGTGCTGGCCGAACTGGAGCTCGCGACGGCGGCCGTCGGAGACACGAGCGACTAG